The sequence below is a genomic window from Colias croceus chromosome 11, ilColCroc2.1.
TCTGCTAGCgattttattactaaaatgCTGAAACAAATAGATTGTATGCATGAAGCGAATAGTTctgttaacataatatttgatgGAGTGTgccatttatttgatatagggTACAGTTTGAAAGATGTAAATTTCATTTGTAAAGAAATGATTGACCATGTCCGGGTATATGATAACTCGTTTGTGTTGTTCCATTGCAATGCAGCTTGTGAGAGTGATGAAACTCATGTGTTAGCTAATTTACTTGCTTACAAATCTCATGTGCTCGTGGAAGTTGATCACTTGGCATCAGGATGGAGTGTCGATGTGTCCGGACATATTACATTCAAGTACCCAAGTCGCAAGTTTGAAAGTGAACACACAAACAAATTGGAACAGAAACCATCACATCATTTGTTCAAGCTTTTTGATAGAGGAGTAAAGTTATTAGCTCCAGGAGCTGTTtgatattagttttaatttttatgttatatgttGTTGTTTCCTTTTTGTtg
It includes:
- the LOC123695351 gene encoding uncharacterized protein LOC123695351, with amino-acid sequence MSDIITSLHLDRETQTHKIIVAKELNGCSSSFITSCVLGHCIKNRRPVFIISMHNSKDHYQNVGLKMNYNLVRNIESGLIQFYNAGEELTNAVLANDQMSASDFITKMLKQIDCMHEANSSVNIIFDGVCHLFDIGYSLKDVNFICKEMIDHVRVYDNSFVLFHCNAACESDETHVLANLLAYKSHVLVEVDHLASGWSVDVSGHITFKYPSRKFESEHTNKLEQKPSHHLFKLFDRGVKLLAPGAV